A region from the Dinoroseobacter shibae DFL 12 = DSM 16493 genome encodes:
- a CDS encoding uracil-DNA glycosylase: MEQELDYHTLRAALEWQVELGATEAISDAPVDRTVAVEPERPKAPAAAPAAPSVAAAPAPDGPEMAVTAARGAAAQSGSLEALRDALAAYPHCELRKGARNLVFSDGRPGARVMILGEAPGRDEDREGRPFVGRAGQLLDKMLAAIGLARDAPDPGHAVYITNILPWRPPQNRDPRPDEIAMMMPFVQRHVTLADPEILVLMGNISCQAVLGRKGITRLRGQWTEAMDRPALPMFHPAFLLRQPAQKRAAWADLLDLQARLKGTE, encoded by the coding sequence ATGGAGCAGGAGCTGGACTATCACACCTTGCGCGCGGCGCTGGAATGGCAGGTGGAACTTGGCGCCACCGAGGCCATCAGCGACGCGCCCGTGGACCGGACCGTCGCGGTGGAGCCGGAGCGCCCGAAAGCGCCCGCAGCGGCCCCCGCGGCGCCGTCCGTGGCCGCCGCCCCTGCGCCGGACGGGCCCGAGATGGCGGTCACCGCCGCGCGCGGAGCCGCCGCGCAATCGGGCAGTCTGGAGGCTTTGCGCGACGCGCTCGCCGCCTATCCCCATTGCGAGCTGCGCAAGGGCGCGCGGAACCTCGTCTTCAGCGACGGGCGGCCCGGGGCGCGGGTGATGATCCTCGGCGAAGCGCCGGGCCGCGACGAGGACCGGGAGGGGCGACCATTCGTCGGGCGGGCCGGGCAGCTTTTGGACAAGATGCTGGCCGCGATCGGCCTGGCTCGGGACGCGCCGGATCCAGGCCATGCGGTCTATATCACCAACATCCTGCCCTGGCGCCCGCCCCAGAACCGCGACCCGCGCCCCGACGAGATCGCCATGATGATGCCCTTCGTGCAGCGCCATGTGACGCTGGCGGACCCGGAGATCCTCGTTCTGATGGGCAATATCTCCTGCCAGGCGGTGCTGGGGCGCAAGGGGATCACCCGGCTGCGCGGCCAATGGACCGAGGCCATGGACCGACCGGCCCTGCCGATGTTCCACCCGGCCTTCCTGCTGCGCCAGCCGGCCCAGAAACGCGCGGCCTGGGCAGATCTGCTCGACCTTCAAGCCAGACTGAAAGGGACCGAATGA
- a CDS encoding aspartate carbamoyltransferase catalytic subunit → MTLRARHLLGIEHLAPDEIVTLLDLADRYADLNRRPDKHGDALDGLTQINMFFENSTRTQASFEIAGKRLGADVMNMEVRASSIKKGETLIDTAMTLNAMHPDLLVVRHPHSGAVNLLAEKVNCAVLNAGDGRHEHPTQALLDALTIRRAKGKLHRLNVAICGDIAHSRVARSNILLLGKMENRIRLVGPRTLMPAEIAELGVEVYEDMKAGLDGVDVVMMLRLQKERMDGGFIPSEREYYHRYGLDAEKLAYAKPDAIVMHPGPMNRGVEIDGTLADDINRSVIQEQVEMGVAVRMAAMDLLARNLRAAREGVRA, encoded by the coding sequence ATGACACTCCGCGCGCGTCATCTTCTGGGGATCGAACACCTGGCCCCGGACGAGATCGTCACGCTGCTGGACCTCGCGGATCGCTACGCAGACCTGAACCGACGCCCGGACAAGCATGGCGACGCGCTGGACGGGCTCACCCAGATCAACATGTTCTTCGAAAACTCCACCCGCACCCAGGCCAGTTTCGAGATCGCGGGCAAGCGGCTCGGCGCGGACGTGATGAACATGGAAGTGCGCGCCAGCTCGATCAAGAAGGGCGAGACCCTGATCGACACGGCGATGACCCTGAACGCCATGCACCCGGATCTGCTGGTCGTCCGACATCCCCATTCCGGGGCGGTCAACCTCCTGGCGGAAAAGGTGAATTGCGCGGTTCTGAACGCAGGCGATGGGCGGCATGAGCATCCGACGCAAGCCCTGCTCGATGCGCTGACGATCCGGCGCGCCAAGGGCAAGCTGCACCGGCTCAACGTTGCGATCTGCGGCGACATCGCCCATTCCCGGGTCGCGCGCTCCAACATCCTGCTGCTGGGCAAGATGGAGAACCGCATCCGCCTCGTGGGGCCGCGGACCCTGATGCCCGCCGAGATCGCCGAGCTTGGCGTCGAGGTGTACGAGGACATGAAGGCCGGGCTGGACGGGGTCGACGTGGTGATGATGCTGCGGCTCCAGAAGGAGCGGATGGATGGCGGTTTCATCCCGTCGGAGCGCGAATATTACCACCGCTACGGGCTGGATGCCGAGAAGCTCGCCTATGCCAAGCCCGACGCCATCGTCATGCATCCCGGCCCGATGAATCGCGGGGTCGAGATCGACGGCACCCTGGCCGACGACATCAACCGCTCCGTCATCCAGGAGCAGGTCGAGATGGGCGTGGCCGTGCGCATGGCGGCGATGGACCTGCTGGCGCGCAACCTGCGCGCCGCACGAGAAGGAGTTCGCGCATGA